The following proteins are encoded in a genomic region of Arachis stenosperma cultivar V10309 chromosome 4, arast.V10309.gnm1.PFL2, whole genome shotgun sequence:
- the LOC130976394 gene encoding putative F-box protein At4g21240: protein MDKKKKQQHTTENKPKQQSTMEKKKKKKKKKQQQNENHKSKSIHDILPLELIHRILLRVPLKQLGRLKCVSKIWNTLISDPDFAKSHVHLSAASTHVCLFIDDYSKAFSVDIDAVFHRHKSSTAVKEERSFSTISMPEQVMGYLNPTHLVLLGGCLALYSYDRDKTNIWVMKEYKVHSSWTFYQISGGGEQSAPLCLSNGSDIVALDSSLKFIDSYLRFAKSNVRGELLQLKCFDCRHLGHFKGWSRRLCKDRTSYIVYTESLVPVPNEIKDKDKDKQKNNGHQNQKNDVKQGKRTRSE from the exons ATggataagaagaagaagcagcagcacACAACAGAGAACAAACCAAAACAGCAATCgaccatggagaagaagaagaagaagaagaagaagaagcaacagCAGAATGAGAATCACAAGAGCAAGAGCATTCACGATATTCTCCCTCTTGAGCTGATTCACAGAATCTTACTTAGGGTTCCGCTCAAACAACTCGGTCGCCTCAAGTGCGTTTCGAAGATTTGGAACACTCTCATTTCCGATCCCGACTTTGCGAAATCGCATGTTCACCTCTCTGCCGCATCCACCCATGTATGCCTCTTCATAGATGACTACTCTAAGGCTTTCTCCGTTGACATTGACGCAGTATTTCACCGCCACAAGAGTTCTACTGCAGTAAAAGAG GAAAGGAGTTTCTCAACCATATCTATGCCTGAACAAGTGATGGGTTATCTCAATCCCACTCATCTCGTCCTACTAGGAGGCTGCCTGGCCTTGTATTCTTATGATCGCGATAAAACTAACATATGGGTGATGAAAGAATACAAAGTGCATTCATCTTGGACTTTCTATCAGATTTCTGGTGGTGGTGAACAGTCTGCGCCTCTGTGCTTATCCAATGGTAGTGACATTGTTGCACTAGATTCTAGTCTGAAATTTATAGATAGCTACTTAAGGTTTGCCAAATCTAATGTCAGAGGAGAGCTCCTCCAACTCAAATGTTTTGATTGCCGTCATCTGGGACATTTTAAAGGTTGGTCTCGTCGGTTGTGTAAGGACCGCACAAGCTACATTGTATACACAGAGAGTCTGGTGCCAGTCCCTAATGAGATTAAGGATAAGGATAAGGATAAGCAGAAGAATAATG